ATGGTCTCGTGGAACCGCTGGTCGTACTCGAGGGAGTGCTCCAGCGTGGCCGTCACCGGATCGAAATCGCACAGGCTCGCGAGGAGGAGCAGGTCGCTGTCGGTGCGACGACTTGCCGCGAGTCCGGCGATTTCGGGTTCGAAGGTGGATCGGAAGTCGGTGACCTCGACGGCCTCGCGCTCGGTCTGCGACATGTCGCGCAGGAGCGAGGATGCCGCGTCTGACGGATCCAGCACGACCGTGCCGGATCCCTGACGACGCCGCACGACACCCTTGAGCGTGAGCTCGTGGATGGCCTCGCGGATCGTCGTCCGTGACACGCCGAGCTGCGCTGCCAGGTCGCGCTCCGGGGGGAGCGCGGAGCCTGCAGGCACCGCTCCTGTGCTCACGAGATCCATCAGCCGAGCCGCGATCGCCGTGGCGGTCGCGGTGCGCGGCGTTGCGCTGAGCTGATCCCAATCGATCGATGACATGTGCTGTACGGTAGCAGAATTGGTCGGACCACCCAACCAATTGGCCGATATTCCGTTGCAGCGACTCCGCAGAAGGGCACCATGGATCTCCTCAGCCCTCTCGGTGTGAGCCTGCTCGCCCTGGCCGCGATCGGCGCGGGCATCATCAACACGGTCGTCGGGTCCGGAAGTCTCATCACCTTCCCCACGCTCTTGGCGCTCGGAGTTCCGCCCGTGAACGCGAACGTCGCCAACACGGTCGGTCTCGCGATCGGCAACGTGGGCGGCGTGGTCGGCTACCGACGCGAACTCGTCGGAACGCGACGCATCCTGCTGCCCCTCATCGCGGTCACGATCGTCGGCGCGGTGGCCGGTGCGCTCGCACTGCTCGCTCTGCCCGCATCGGTCTTCCGTCTCGTCGCGCCGGCACTCATCATCGTCGGCTGCATCCTCGTCGCGATCCAGCCGATCCTGAACCGACGCGCATCACAGGAGGCAGGCCGTCCGCCCCTCGCCCCGGCCTGGCTGCGCACGCCCCTCACGCTTCTCACCGGCGC
The DNA window shown above is from Microbacterium keratanolyticum and carries:
- a CDS encoding FadR/GntR family transcriptional regulator; translation: MSSIDWDQLSATPRTATATAIAARLMDLVSTGAVPAGSALPPERDLAAQLGVSRTTIREAIHELTLKGVVRRRQGSGTVVLDPSDAASSLLRDMSQTEREAVEVTDFRSTFEPEIAGLAASRRTDSDLLLLASLCDFDPVTATLEHSLEYDQRFHETIAATTHNHLILALSRATSEWVSEFRRTSHSTAEGRTTSLNGHRAILAAIEAGRPDDAARLMREHVAEVGRI
- a CDS encoding sulfite exporter TauE/SafE family protein; its protein translation is MDLLSPLGVSLLALAAIGAGIINTVVGSGSLITFPTLLALGVPPVNANVANTVGLAIGNVGGVVGYRRELVGTRRILLPLIAVTIVGAVAGALALLALPASVFRLVAPALIIVGCILVAIQPILNRRASQEAGRPPLAPAWLRTPLTLLTGAYGGYFGAAQGVLIVGILDLTMREDLQRINAIKNVLQTVAGWVATIVFVLHMALPWVSIGIIAVGSLLGSAIGSAIGRRLPAWLLRTAIIVIGAIAVVFLLA